Below is a genomic region from Pleuronectes platessa chromosome 5, fPlePla1.1, whole genome shotgun sequence.
tatatattaatatccaAACTGCTGTATTACctcttttctctatttttaaCAGGGGGAAACTTTCACAATATGTCCTGATATTTATGTACTATTTTTGTATTCTACTTCACTGCTATATACTTTATAACATTTCTATACAAACCACTACAGTAGAACGTGTATACAATGTGCATACTTTATTTAATCTGTACTCTATTGCATCTTTTATTATCTTATCATTCAGaacatttctgctgctgcatcaattgcatgtttgattattattatttcaatccCCCCGTCTTATTGAAAGCAACAGACCCCTTTAGAGGAACTTATTTACTCGGGCGTACCTGGTTCATCTTGGGCATCCTCTCCATCTTCGTCGCCGTCGGCCTGGAAGTCCCGGCCGAAGTTGCCCGCCTGCTCCCCGGGCTCCGCAGCATCATCCCGGCTGTCCGCCTCCAGCGCGGAACTGAGCCGCTCCACCAGGTCCGCCTTCAGGCCTCTGGTCTCCAGGCCGCGGCGTGCGAGCTCCTCTTTCAGCTCGTTCACCTTCAATTTCTTCACGTCAACACTCATCGTGTTTTCGGGCGTTTCTGGTTTGTAAGTTAATATCTAGTAGAGTAAatagaaagggggggggggagcggtcATGCAGAGCTAACAACACCCGCGTCTTTGCTAACTTTCAAATCGATATCTGTTGCGCGGCAGTCTGGAGCCTAAACAGGCTACGTTAGCCGGTTAGCTAGGCTATCAGCGGTGGAGGAGCACAACAACCAACACACACCCCTGttctcccacagacacacaagcagttTAAATCTCACCTCCACCGTGAGTGAGtaaacacgcagacacacacaacagcaaatcaACAGTTTGTTTGGGCTgcggtttgtttttgttttgctaaccctaacccccacCCCCGGTTGCCGCTACGATGCTAACGCTGCTAGCCCTCCTGAGGTAAGCTAACGCCCGGCCAACGGCTTTGCAGGATACGTAGCTTTGAGCGTAAAAGTAGAAACTCACGCGGCGATGGTTGTTCTACTTGATCGATCGGGGGCCGCGGGGCTCACACGTTTCCCGGGTTGTGTTTTAACGGCGTCGCGGTGCAGAATAAAAGCAGGAATCGGGTCGCGGCCTACCTCCTCTCTCGCCAGGCGCGCGGGTCAGCAGCGGTAGATGTGTGAGAGGGTCGCACAGCGTCCCCTAGCGGCGGCAGCTCATACCGGACATTAGCGCGAAACCTGCGCGCGCACACtaccatatacacacacacacacacacgtgtattaTGCTACTTTTTATCTTTCGTGTATTTATGTTACTTTTATAAATATTCGTCGAACGAGCTAATGTATTTGCTAACTTTTGTTTGCGAGGCGACAACATGAGTTTCAGCTGGTTTTGGTTTCTTCGGAACTTGTATTAACTCCGGAAGTGGTGTGATGTTTACCTTcaaggcattctgggtaatgtagttttttaaacacaacagACTTTTTATCTTCTTGCTTCTtaccctttttattttatttttaatggattAGTCTAAATTCACCTCTTTCGAACATGGTTAACAAGATCCTCCTCATGGTTATTCACTGCAGTAAATAGACAGAGCCCAAACCCTCCGTTGGATGAGGTGTAATCATCATTAATAATTAGTATTATTTAGATAATGCACTGTTGTAAAGCAGGAGAGTATCTATGAGACAATTTCATAAAGTTTATATATAATGGTATTTAACAGGATCAGATAaggtcctttattagtcccacatgCCGTCAGGTTCCTAAACCGTCAACTCATGACTAACAACCATCTGCATGTACTTTATTTGGAATAATGTGAATCATAactattcacaaacacacacacactctgtaccGTTAGTTATTTCAGTTGCTACGAATGCCTTACTAAACTTCTGAATGTTtgtagttttttgttttgtattgtatttctACTTTATTATGGTAAGATCTTTCTacctttcttttattttaatttaacttttgcaTTGCTGAGCTGACTGGTTTCTTCTTGTCCAACATCCTACATGGTACTGTTGACCCTGTTTTAACCTGCATGTGACAAATAAACATGGAAACATGATGGGCAATAATAGAGAAGCCGGAGTCAAAACTAGGCCTTAGTCAGCAGTAATAAGTAACATGCTATTCTTAAGTGTAAGGATAATAATACTTAGGTGTAAAGAAATAGAGAATgtgaatggaaaataaaataatacatcgtgtataaaaaaaagtgtgagaatatgtacagGGAATGGATTGTACAAGGGGCATTTTAGTGGTGGAGAATCGAGTCGATACACACTGAatctttgttttattgcccatTTTTTGTAGACATCTAGTAACTGACTACAAATGGTATGTCATACAGTTTGTTTGGCTAAGTGTTTCCAAATACTTGTCAAGGCTAACAGACAGAGCACGTAGGATGCACCTTGTACAGATTGTTGAGTTGTAAATACGTgctgtacaaatacaatttgacaaATTGCTTTTAATGTGGCACCATCCCCCTATACAGACAGcatatcattttatttgacaCCTTCAATTTACAGTTGTCATCATACCCAGTGTACACAAACCAGCCAAGGGATTCAGAGTAAATACAACGTGATATGTGAACATGAAACTTTAGGGGAAGATACTGTCAAAAATAAACCACTGATGTGACCCAGAGTCTCAAATGAAGCCAATAGAGCATACAAATCTGTGTTTACTTAGAGGTTCTGGTGCATGACAATCACTGAAATAAAAGGTTTTATGCTGAATTTGTCATCAAATATATTAGCTTTAGGGTCACTTCCTCTTttaatctttatatacagttaagTCTTATTATGAACATGCAAGATGAACCACAGAAAAACACTATGAATATCATAGCAATCCCCCTTTAAAAACCAGGCTCAAAACTTGAGCCAATGATAGAATCCGCAGGGCACTGAAATGCTCATGTCAACCTCCTCACCCTAAGTTACGGGTgtagaggacagtgtgtgaagCAGGGTTGTCTTCAGGTTGTACACATGGCTGTACTAAGTTGGTGCAATTATTCCttcacacacagatcaacagaAAGTGCCATTATATCTAGCAAATGACTTATTTAATCACTTATTTGGAGTAGGAAAGGACACCAGCTGCCTGTTGAACTCTCTCAGGCGAGCATCCATAGTCTCTGTGGTCAGTGAGAGTTCTGCTAGTTGAGTCTGTAGGCTTGTGATGGTCTCAgtcagctcctcctctttgcGGCGAGAATTAGCGGCCTGCCTGCTGTACTCCAGCACCATGCATCCAGTGccgatgaggaagatgatggcCTCTCCCAGCAACTCTGCACCCAGCTCTGCAGCCATTTCCTCATTCAGCGGCTTAATGGTGGAGCCCCGGAAGCCCATGATCCGCATCTTGGTTCTCATCTCGACCCAGTGGTAAACTGTGAGGGAAATGAACATACAGTACACAAGCACATGGAAGTTAGGCTTTCAATAAAAGACTTGGTTTCCCAAATAAGCaggttgtatttgtattttcctttgatttacaGTTATTTCTAGTAAAGTTTaaggttaaactgtaaaatattaagTCCAAGGGAGGAACCTAAATAGGAGTAATGAGTGAAAACACAATACAATGCAATTTAATGCATAAAAACGTACAATATGAAAACCAGTGCAGattctatatttatttttgttggtcttttgcaatgttttgtgtgaataataGAAATGTCTATGAAAATCAATGGTAATTATTAAGAGCTAGAGAGACTTTTTTGCTTAAAGTTCTAGGAGacaataaagaatatatatatttacattatttatatatttactacaAATATCTATGCATCTACTTTGATGAGAAACTGACCTTTAAAGTCCATGTTGATATGTTGTTGTCTGACATGAGACTTTATTTTTAAGATCAATTCATGCTTCCCTTTGTTTTATATGCAATTCCTCTTGCATTCATTCATGAGCCGTCACACGTTCTGTCCTCTGAATTTGACTGCTCACCTTTAGGCAGACGTGACAGAGTCTAAAAGTGTAAGAACAACCGCCTCAAGCTCTCATTCATCCCAACGTCCATCACATCACTCAATAAGGAAACAGGTTGATTCCGTCATGTATCTCAATAACCTTTGCACATTGTCTGGCACATTGTGAacacttgttgttttttttacctttgtgTACAAAGCTGTTTTACAAAAGCAGTAAAGCACCCCACCGCCCCTCTGACTTGCTGTCCTCATCATTTTACCGGATCATTACTATGGCTCGGCCTGGAGGTGCCACACTGAGCTGGGAAAATCTGTTTGTTCTTCCTGTTTTCCACACACTTAGACTTTAACAGAACTTCAGGCTGACTTCATTAATACCACTGAGGCCATTTCTGGGGTTTAATTGTCAATACTATAAATTTtaactgttgtttttctccattttaTAACTGTTCaccatttgtatttatttacttttcaacAGTgttagttttaattaattcgTAACTTGTTTGAATTGGTAAAAACACGCATTATGTTATTGCTGTTTGGATCTCAATGCATCTTATTCCCTGTATAGCAGATAGTGTTAATAACATGATGTGTTTAGCTCCAACAGCCATTTTcttagttttttatatatatatataaataatcagGGCACAGTGGCAGAACTATAACATGTCCTCCTGGTAGGACAAAATGAACATGTCCTCCTGGTAGAACACAATGAACATGTCCTCCTGGTAGGACACAGTGAACATGACCTGAGGTAAAGACACTTCCTATCCTGATAAAATTACTTCTATTCACCCTGTTCAATGACAGACAAGAACCGCCCTCTTCAAAGCTACCCTCGTTGCTATTGGTCAGACACTTGGACCCCTGAACATGATTGGATAAACGGTCATAACCCGTGCCCTGTCATTGGACGTTCCGGCCCTGCCCGAGCCGACCCACCTTCCGGGACTCGGACACGGAGCTAGCGGTCATTAGCAGCCGTTAGCCCGGTGTACTCACTCTGGGCCGGCGGCAGGCAGATGTAGCTTTTAAAGAACTCGCTCCTCCGGGCTCCGGCTTTGATCCGGTTCGCCACCGGCTTGCTCATCTGCCTAACTCCCAGGTAGAGGAGCTTGGCGATGGGGAAGGCACCGACGACCATCTTGGCGGAAACGGTTCACCGTCTTCTTCTCTGGGGTTTATCGGAGGGGCTGGCCAAAAAGCGAGTAGACACGCTACCGCCACCAAGTGGTAGTGTGTGGATAGTTTTATACTGACAAACTGAATTGTTTTCTGGATCTAGGAAATAAAACGATAACAGTAAAGATTACAATATTATTTTCTTTGATAGCAATTAAAACAACTTG
It encodes:
- the opa3 gene encoding optic atrophy 3 protein homolog, with the translated sequence MVVGAFPIAKLLYLGVRQMSKPVANRIKAGARRSEFFKSYICLPPAQIYHWVEMRTKMRIMGFRGSTIKPLNEEMAAELGAELLGEAIIFLIGTGCMVLEYSRQAANSRRKEEELTETITSLQTQLAELSLTTETMDARLREFNRQLVSFPTPNK